The following nucleotide sequence is from Gammaproteobacteria bacterium.
TTGTCCCTAGAAATCCATACCGACTTTAATAAACCCCCAATTGCCTCAATACTTTGGCAGTGGGGCTATCTATCCCCTTAGATATAGCATGATCCAACGGCGTTCTGCCCCGGTCATCGAGGATAGTCGGGTCAGCACCGGCTGAAATCAGGAGTTCCACCGTTTTATGATATCCATGCCGCGCATTCAGATGAAGCGGAGTGTTGCCCTCTTCGTCCTGGAAATTAGGGTCGGCGGCGTAGGATAAAAGTAGTTTTGCGGCGGCATACTTCGCTTTGTGTAATGGAACAATCCTCTTATTATCGTAAGCGTTGGCATCGGCGCCATTAATCAGTAACAACTCCACTAATTGCTCCCCTTCGAACAATACGGCCAGGTGCAGAGGCGTTTGTCCTTTCATATTTCTCGCATTAACATCCGGGGTGTAACTTAAAAGCAGTTTTGCAGTTGGATATACTGCCTTGTGCAGCGCAGTATTTCCCTGTGAATCACGGGCGTTTATATCCGCACCCGCTTCAATCATCGCGACTAATCCGTTTGTATCGCCATATTGTGCCAGCGAGTAAATATCTTCAGCACTTGCCGACACGATACAGTTCAGCATGCAAAGCAAAAGCGTAAAAACTCTAATCATCTCGCCAAATCTAGGGATATATACAATTATGACATTACGTGGATAACGTCAGTTGGCGCATTATACCTATTTAGTTTGATCTGCTACAACGGCTGGTATCGCTGATAATTTGCCGTTACCGGTATTCTCAAATGAATGACTCCAGCTTGACGAAAAAAGGTATTCGCCAGCAATAACGT
It contains:
- a CDS encoding ankyrin repeat domain-containing protein, which translates into the protein MIRVFTLLLCMLNCIVSASAEDIYSLAQYGDTNGLVAMIEAGADINARDSQGNTALHKAVYPTAKLLLSYTPDVNARNMKGQTPLHLAVLFEGEQLVELLLINGADANAYDNKRIVPLHKAKYAAAKLLLSYAADPNFQDEEGNTPLHLNARHGYHKTVELLISAGADPTILDDRGRTPLDHAISKGIDSPTAKVLRQLGVY